One part of the Nitrosophilus kaiyonis genome encodes these proteins:
- a CDS encoding TorD/DmsD family molecular chaperone, producing the protein MSITKQRSSIYSLASRIFITEMDEDTLSKIEKLPNFNKLFPNYYEWDKRQKTSRYKMINEVLNVDFTDISILHLIPYETFYIREDAMIESGGANPVIQIYNDYGYRVDLDRARAVSPDHIGIELEFMKMLIDAQQRAEENKDLEAVKELKEAQKKFLKEHILEFAPMYLINVAEQARTPFYKDAAKMVLEFLLEDYEYLNS; encoded by the coding sequence ATGAGTATTACAAAGCAAAGAAGTTCAATCTATTCTCTTGCATCTAGAATTTTTATAACAGAGATGGATGAAGATACACTATCAAAAATTGAAAAACTTCCAAATTTTAATAAGCTATTTCCAAACTATTATGAGTGGGATAAAAGACAAAAAACCAGTAGATATAAAATGATAAATGAGGTTTTAAATGTGGATTTTACAGATATTTCAATTTTACATCTAATTCCATATGAAACATTTTATATTCGTGAAGATGCAATGATTGAAAGTGGTGGGGCAAATCCAGTTATACAAATCTATAATGATTATGGCTATAGAGTAGATTTAGATAGAGCAAGAGCAGTGAGCCCTGACCATATTGGTATAGAATTAGAATTTATGAAAATGTTAATAGATGCCCAACAAAGAGCAGAAGAAAACAAAGATTTAGAAGCTGTAAAAGAGTTAAAAGAGGCTCAAAAAAAATTTTTAAAAGAGCATATTTTAGAGTTTGCTCCAATGTATCTCATAAATGTTGCTGAGCAAGCAAGAACTCCTTTTTATAAAGATGCAGCAAAGATGGTTTTAGAGTTTTTACTTGAAGATTATGAATATTTAAATAGTTAA
- a CDS encoding c-type cytochrome codes for MKKIFIVLFLLSLFSYADLGEKLYTKHGCYGCHGSNAQGGNGFPKLAGKSSSYLIKKLQGYKYEKINSNRADMMKPFAKNLSQKEIELLAKYLESLKNKKSDEERYYEEFIIGDSSGS; via the coding sequence ATGAAAAAAATTTTTATTGTTTTATTTTTATTATCTCTTTTTTCATATGCAGATTTAGGAGAAAAATTATATACAAAACATGGATGTTATGGCTGTCATGGGTCAAATGCTCAAGGTGGCAATGGTTTTCCAAAACTTGCTGGAAAAAGTAGCAGTTATCTAATAAAAAAACTTCAAGGCTACAAATATGAAAAAATTAACTCAAATCGAGCAGATATGATGAAACCATTTGCCAAAAATTTATCTCAAAAGGAGATTGAACTACTTGCAAAATATCTTGAATCATTAAAAAATAAAAAATCTGATGAAGAGAGATATTATGAAGAGTTTATAATAGGCGATAGTAGTGGTAGTTAA
- a CDS encoding molybdopterin-dependent oxidoreductase yields the protein MSFLESRRNFLKGTAATITGAVVAKGVFSTIVETPALANETTFTNTPKTLQFYPPLEQWDDFKELDGEDWKRGGIDRKGVQSKDNPDGIYVNEYIIVPTVCSNCEAGCGLTAWVDKKSLTVKKYMGNPLHTGSRGRNCAKGYGTWSQMYDPDRIPFPLKRAPGSKRGEGKWVRVTWDEAMKDIGKKIAELLEKGDEVSRKMFIYHVGRPNENGFSGKVPHTLGFDGFDSHTNICSAGARQGSIQWANDDRNSPDWANSRLIFLQSSHAADAGHYFQQSAGLIADARKKGAKLVVIDPRLSNSAGMADLWLPVWPGTEAALYLYLANRVLNEKNRNGEDLVDHEFMKNWINWKKLMKDKDYLNFIKDKGYISKLPNDESYESFIELLKDLYSPYTLEFVVKECKLEGQEYKLEKLWEMIVDAEDKISTYLWRAGTIGHRGGWMNTRSGFLLLALTGSLKGDIGGVSWHHWHEVSVNGKFFKATVAGKQPERVDTWNDYSWPPEYPLSTYEMSFLLPHLIMDDEWREKWNKKGFKVADKIAVWVPRMYNPVWINPDGFRWIEALKREDKFELTFNLSPTWSETNWYCDYVLPVGLAGERHDQQSAPTKPEQWTAFRQPALRVALEKMGWKPKDPTRATLEAHMKAGLGEVWEENEFWANLFVHYVDPDGKYGVKKYWASKEDPNRAITIAELYDAAFSNLPKLKKAAKAAYPNSKYPCYEFMRDRGAWTEETDVYKPQEEEIPFDGEYYTIHGKKIHKDHVEKDEYDVLHHDGKPFGIEINGKAYHGFHTLDKRLDFYVDWLAKDYQWPEYAIPIYPRDDKEKKEMIHLVTQVHHDYIKKENQFALNTIYRLPYNIHTRSVNSKHLMEISQNHNPVWIHTSDAKKLGIKKGDKIRVKIVDTVSGLESGYFVGMAVPTEATRPGVLACSHHAGRWKLKNAVEIPGFEHRLGVMGVGAPLYKMEMDGKIGKMRAKEGIDAGVKKREDSWQFKEINKDLDNIWWDGLTGAWQNAVAPVHPDPIAGNHAWHQMVYIEKAKPEDKFGDVYVNYENNFKTYQAWRDKLTRPVNEKMKFRRPPWIKRPATPLTLRAYKNPMHNA from the coding sequence ATGAGTTTTTTAGAGAGTAGAAGAAATTTCTTAAAAGGTACAGCAGCAACAATAACAGGGGCTGTAGTAGCTAAAGGTGTTTTTAGTACAATTGTTGAAACACCAGCATTAGCAAATGAAACAACATTTACAAATACACCAAAAACATTGCAATTTTATCCTCCTCTTGAACAGTGGGATGATTTTAAAGAGCTTGATGGTGAAGATTGGAAAAGAGGTGGTATAGATAGAAAAGGTGTTCAAAGCAAAGATAATCCAGATGGAATCTATGTTAATGAATATATTATAGTCCCAACAGTATGTAGTAACTGTGAAGCTGGATGTGGTTTAACTGCTTGGGTTGATAAAAAGAGTTTAACAGTTAAAAAATATATGGGAAATCCACTTCATACAGGAAGTAGAGGTAGAAACTGTGCTAAAGGTTATGGTACTTGGTCACAAATGTATGACCCAGATAGAATACCATTTCCACTAAAAAGAGCTCCAGGTAGCAAAAGAGGTGAAGGAAAATGGGTAAGAGTTACCTGGGATGAGGCAATGAAAGATATCGGCAAAAAAATTGCTGAACTTCTTGAAAAAGGTGATGAAGTAAGCAGAAAAATGTTTATCTATCATGTTGGTAGACCAAATGAGAACGGTTTTAGTGGAAAAGTTCCTCATACTTTAGGATTTGATGGATTTGATTCTCATACAAATATATGTAGTGCAGGTGCTAGACAAGGATCTATTCAGTGGGCAAATGATGATAGAAACTCACCAGACTGGGCAAATAGTCGTCTTATTTTCTTACAATCATCTCACGCAGCAGATGCCGGGCACTATTTTCAACAAAGTGCAGGTTTAATCGCAGATGCAAGAAAAAAAGGTGCAAAACTTGTAGTAATTGATCCAAGACTTTCAAATAGTGCAGGTATGGCTGATCTATGGCTACCAGTATGGCCAGGTACCGAAGCAGCTCTATATTTATATTTAGCAAATAGAGTATTAAATGAAAAAAACAGAAATGGTGAAGATTTGGTTGATCATGAGTTTATGAAAAATTGGATCAACTGGAAGAAACTCATGAAAGATAAAGATTATCTAAATTTCATAAAAGATAAAGGTTATATCTCAAAACTTCCAAATGATGAGAGTTATGAGAGCTTTATCGAGCTTTTAAAAGATCTTTACTCTCCTTATACTTTAGAATTTGTTGTAAAAGAGTGTAAATTGGAGGGTCAAGAGTATAAGCTTGAAAAACTTTGGGAAATGATAGTAGATGCAGAAGATAAAATATCTACATATTTATGGAGAGCTGGAACTATTGGACACCGTGGTGGATGGATGAATACAAGAAGTGGATTTTTGCTTCTTGCATTAACAGGTTCACTTAAAGGTGATATTGGTGGTGTTAGTTGGCACCATTGGCATGAGGTAAGTGTAAATGGTAAATTTTTCAAAGCTACAGTTGCAGGAAAACAGCCTGAACGTGTAGATACTTGGAATGATTACTCTTGGCCACCTGAATATCCACTTTCTACATATGAGATGAGCTTTTTACTTCCTCATCTAATTATGGATGATGAGTGGAGAGAAAAGTGGAATAAAAAAGGTTTTAAAGTTGCTGATAAAATTGCAGTATGGGTTCCAAGAATGTACAATCCAGTATGGATAAATCCAGATGGATTTAGATGGATTGAAGCACTAAAAAGAGAAGATAAATTTGAATTAACTTTTAATCTTTCTCCAACTTGGAGTGAAACTAACTGGTATTGTGATTATGTATTGCCTGTTGGACTTGCAGGTGAGAGACATGATCAGCAATCAGCTCCAACTAAGCCTGAGCAATGGACTGCTTTTAGACAGCCAGCACTAAGAGTTGCACTTGAAAAAATGGGATGGAAACCAAAAGATCCAACAAGAGCAACACTTGAAGCTCATATGAAAGCTGGTCTTGGAGAAGTTTGGGAGGAGAATGAGTTTTGGGCAAATCTTTTTGTGCATTATGTTGACCCAGATGGAAAATATGGCGTTAAAAAATATTGGGCAAGTAAAGAGGATCCAAATAGAGCAATTACTATAGCTGAACTTTATGATGCAGCATTTAGTAATTTACCAAAATTGAAAAAAGCAGCAAAAGCGGCATATCCAAATAGTAAATATCCTTGCTATGAATTTATGAGAGATAGAGGTGCGTGGACAGAAGAGACTGATGTTTATAAGCCTCAAGAGGAAGAGATCCCTTTTGATGGTGAATATTATACAATTCATGGTAAAAAAATACATAAAGACCATGTAGAAAAAGATGAGTATGATGTATTACATCATGATGGAAAGCCTTTTGGTATCGAGATAAATGGTAAAGCATATCATGGATTTCATACTCTTGATAAGAGACTCGATTTCTATGTTGATTGGTTGGCAAAAGATTATCAATGGCCAGAATATGCTATTCCTATCTATCCAAGAGATGATAAAGAGAAAAAAGAGATGATACACTTAGTTACTCAAGTTCATCATGATTATATTAAAAAAGAGAATCAATTTGCTCTTAATACAATTTATAGATTGCCATACAATATCCATACAAGAAGTGTTAACTCTAAACATTTAATGGAGATAAGCCAAAACCACAATCCTGTTTGGATTCATACTAGTGATGCTAAAAAACTTGGAATTAAAAAAGGCGATAAGATTAGAGTAAAAATAGTTGATACTGTAAGTGGACTTGAGAGTGGATATTTTGTTGGAATGGCAGTGCCTACTGAAGCTACAAGACCTGGAGTTTTAGCATGTTCACACCATGCAGGAAGATGGAAACTTAAAAATGCAGTAGAAATCCCAGGTTTTGAGCACAGACTAGGTGTTATGGGTGTTGGTGCTCCGCTTTATAAAATGGAGATGGATGGTAAAATTGGCAAGATGAGAGCAAAAGAGGGAATTGATGCAGGTGTTAAGAAAAGAGAAGATAGCTGGCAATTTAAAGAGATAAATAAGGATCTTGATAATATCTGGTGGGATGGGCTAACTGGTGCATGGCAAAATGCAGTTGCTCCTGTTCATCCAGACCCAATTGCAGGAAATCATGCTTGGCATCAAATGGTTTACATTGAAAAAGCAAAACCAGAGGATAAATTTGGTGATGTTTATGTAAATTATGAAAATAACTTCAAAACATATCAAGCATGGAGAGATAAATTAACAAGACCAGTTAATGAAAAGATGAAGTTTAGAAGACCACCTTGGATAAAAAGACCAGCAACGCCTCTTACTCTTAGAGCTTATAAAAACCCAATGCATAATGCATAA
- the nrfD gene encoding NrfD/PsrC family molybdoenzyme membrane anchor subunit, whose translation MVEHTVAATNAIVTLDVPIPQVIWGWMITLNMWAKSIGTGVVFVGAYLLARYSKETGDKVKVLMPIISFIFLNIFLLFTLLDLHQPFRMWHIFFYPHFTSAITVGAWMATVFTGIIFILAVIAVKKYLLKKECKLENLYSPLLKLAVILAIPVTMYTATIMGEATARELWQTPTELAQMLLAALLCGSAVFLLIGGNWSYEVKRDLAIILGASAFLSFTIYMGEYYFGHMKAEEVAAIIAYVKEHGVMHELFWAGQWLAFIIPMILVYFSLKSKSGSLLYLASFSAIVGLYIAKHVWLIIPQLLPLS comes from the coding sequence ATGGTTGAACATACAGTTGCAGCAACAAATGCTATAGTAACATTGGATGTGCCTATTCCTCAAGTTATTTGGGGTTGGATGATTACTTTAAATATGTGGGCAAAAAGTATAGGAACTGGAGTTGTTTTTGTAGGTGCTTATCTTTTAGCAAGATATTCAAAAGAGACTGGCGATAAAGTAAAAGTTTTAATGCCAATTATCTCATTTATATTTTTAAATATATTTTTACTATTTACACTGTTAGATCTTCATCAACCATTTAGAATGTGGCATATATTTTTCTATCCACATTTTACAAGTGCTATAACAGTTGGTGCTTGGATGGCTACAGTATTTACGGGTATAATATTTATTTTAGCAGTAATAGCTGTTAAAAAATATCTTTTGAAAAAAGAGTGTAAATTAGAAAATTTATATTCTCCATTATTAAAATTAGCTGTTATATTAGCAATCCCTGTAACTATGTATACTGCTACAATTATGGGAGAAGCAACAGCAAGAGAGCTTTGGCAAACGCCAACTGAACTTGCACAGATGTTGCTTGCAGCACTACTTTGCGGAAGTGCAGTGTTTTTGTTAATAGGTGGAAATTGGAGTTATGAAGTTAAAAGAGATTTGGCAATCATTCTTGGAGCAAGTGCATTTTTAAGCTTTACAATATACATGGGCGAATACTACTTTGGACATATGAAAGCTGAAGAGGTTGCAGCAATAATTGCATATGTAAAAGAGCATGGTGTAATGCATGAGTTGTTTTGGGCAGGTCAATGGCTGGCTTTTATAATTCCAATGATTCTTGTTTATTTTAGTTTAAAAAGTAAAAGTGGATCGCTTTTATATCTTGCAAGTTTTTCGGCTATTGTGGGTTTATATATAGCAAAACATGTATGGCTAATAATTCCACAATTACTACCTCTTAGTTAA
- a CDS encoding 4Fe-4S dicluster domain-containing protein, giving the protein MKLGFLVDLDLCMGCKGCEVACKVENQVPLHSWRLRVKYVDVGEYPETRRTYTPLRCNHCEDAPCERICPVSALHYLDNGIVNIDKERCIGCAGCMMACPYGAIYMDPVTNTADKCTYCAHRVASEMMPACVVACPVEANIFGDLDDPTSHISRYIMEHQKDGGVRVRKPEKNTHPKHFYVGGGEVHLNPLASKREEGYSLFNNITHLDHIGGH; this is encoded by the coding sequence ATGAAATTGGGTTTTTTGGTTGACCTAGACCTTTGTATGGGTTGCAAAGGGTGTGAGGTTGCTTGTAAAGTGGAAAATCAGGTTCCACTGCATAGTTGGAGGCTTAGAGTTAAATATGTTGATGTAGGAGAATATCCTGAAACAAGAAGAACATATACACCTCTTAGGTGTAATCACTGTGAAGATGCACCATGCGAGAGAATATGTCCTGTTAGTGCTTTGCACTATCTTGATAATGGGATAGTTAATATCGATAAAGAGAGATGTATTGGATGTGCTGGATGTATGATGGCGTGTCCATATGGTGCAATATATATGGATCCTGTTACAAATACAGCTGATAAATGTACATATTGTGCTCATAGAGTTGCAAGTGAGATGATGCCAGCCTGTGTTGTAGCATGTCCCGTAGAAGCAAATATTTTTGGAGATCTTGATGATCCTACAAGTCATATTTCAAGATATATTATGGAACATCAAAAAGATGGAGGAGTAAGAGTTAGAAAACCAGAAAAAAATACACATCCTAAACATTTTTACGTTGGAGGTGGTGAAGTTCATCTTAATCCTCTTGCAAGTAAAAGAGAAGAGGGATATAGTCTTTTTAATAATATAACTCATTTAGACCATATAGGAGGTCACTAA
- a CDS encoding ATP-binding protein, whose amino-acid sequence MLKLNQIFLYHLFLLLILLFFLISGVSYYTLKNVEINHYKSRLKNTILLIEPLIANTKNLDDLTKKIKKLTNQRITIINRDGVVIGESDYDKTKMENHKNRPEIIEADKKGWGEKIRYSKTLKEYLLYVAKREGNIFIRAAISLKQINNNFLALWLKFLAIFAIFIFFALIISYFLSKKINNEITKLLDYLNAIANKNYSKSLSVNFAKEFEEIGDYLKKLTKKLKKREEKKDKINKKLKQINKQRSELISAISHEFKNPVAVINGYVQTLMEEEDLDKQMQKKFLEKIYNASSKISNMIDRLRVAIQFENNDLVPKKSRFDICIVAKEAVKLLRDKYKNREIIFECESTEVYADKTMIEMVLINLIDNALKYSESEVKVLIKNKEIKVIDKGIGIKDEEIEKITKKFYRARRNSWDNSMGLGLYLVNYILNLHNSKLVISSQYKKGSTFSFKL is encoded by the coding sequence ATGCTAAAACTAAATCAAATTTTTTTATATCATCTTTTTTTATTGCTTATTTTACTTTTTTTTCTCATTTCTGGTGTTAGTTATTATACTTTGAAAAATGTAGAAATAAATCATTACAAAAGTAGACTAAAAAATACAATTTTACTAATTGAGCCTTTAATTGCAAATACAAAAAATTTAGATGATTTAACAAAAAAAATTAAAAAACTCACTAATCAAAGAATAACTATCATAAATAGAGATGGTGTAGTTATTGGTGAGAGTGATTATGATAAAACAAAAATGGAAAATCATAAAAATAGGCCAGAAATTATAGAAGCAGATAAAAAAGGATGGGGTGAAAAAATAAGATATTCAAAGACATTAAAAGAGTATCTATTGTATGTGGCAAAAAGAGAGGGCAATATATTTATAAGGGCAGCCATATCATTAAAACAGATAAATAACAACTTTCTTGCATTATGGTTAAAATTTTTAGCTATTTTTGCAATTTTTATATTTTTTGCTCTTATTATCTCTTATTTTTTAAGTAAAAAAATAAATAATGAAATAACAAAACTTTTAGATTATTTAAATGCAATTGCAAATAAAAATTATAGTAAAAGTTTGAGTGTGAATTTTGCAAAAGAGTTTGAAGAGATAGGAGACTATCTTAAAAAATTAACAAAAAAATTGAAAAAAAGAGAAGAGAAAAAAGATAAAATTAACAAAAAACTCAAACAAATCAACAAGCAAAGAAGCGAATTAATATCTGCAATAAGTCATGAATTTAAAAATCCTGTTGCTGTAATAAATGGCTATGTTCAAACTCTTATGGAAGAGGAAGATTTAGATAAACAGATGCAAAAAAAATTTTTGGAAAAAATATACAATGCAAGCAGTAAAATATCTAATATGATAGATAGATTAAGAGTTGCAATCCAGTTTGAAAATAATGACTTAGTTCCTAAAAAAAGCAGATTTGATATATGTATTGTTGCTAAAGAGGCTGTAAAACTATTGAGAGATAAATATAAAAATAGAGAAATTATATTTGAATGCGAATCAACAGAAGTTTATGCTGATAAAACTATGATAGAGATGGTTTTAATAAATTTAATAGATAATGCATTAAAATATTCTGAATCAGAAGTTAAGGTTTTGATAAAAAACAAAGAGATAAAAGTTATAGATAAAGGTATTGGAATTAAAGATGAAGAGATTGAAAAAATTACAAAGAAATTTTATAGAGCACGAAGAAACAGTTGGGATAATTCAATGGGTTTAGGTCTTTATTTGGTAAATTATATATTAAATCTTCATAATTCAAAACTTGTAATCTCTTCACAATATAAAAAAGGCTCAACTTTCTCATTTAAATTATAG
- a CDS encoding response regulator transcription factor gives MEKFLIAVIEDEVDLLELLEYRLEKEGFEVEGFLSAKNVEKFLNEADVDLMIIDRNLPGLEGSEFVKKIRDKGIDVPVIFLSAKDADIDIETGFLRGGDDYITKPFNMNELILRVKAMLKRTKPQKFENTLLFRDIKVDLKSREVFIDNKKVELTKLEFDLLYTLIKNKNVVLTRDYLLEHVWDKNEIHQDKTVNVAIKRLKEKIDPNKDKNYIKAIRGIGYKIC, from the coding sequence ATGGAGAAATTTTTAATAGCAGTTATAGAAGATGAAGTTGATCTACTTGAACTTCTTGAATATAGATTGGAAAAAGAGGGATTTGAAGTTGAAGGATTTTTATCAGCAAAAAATGTTGAAAAGTTTTTAAATGAAGCTGATGTTGATTTGATGATTATTGATAGAAATTTACCAGGACTTGAAGGAAGTGAATTTGTAAAAAAAATAAGAGATAAAGGTATAGATGTTCCAGTTATTTTTTTGAGTGCAAAAGATGCTGATATAGATATTGAGACAGGATTTTTAAGAGGCGGTGATGATTATATTACAAAACCGTTTAATATGAATGAGTTGATTTTAAGAGTAAAAGCTATGCTCAAAAGAACAAAACCGCAAAAATTTGAAAATACTCTTCTATTTAGAGATATAAAAGTAGATTTGAAATCAAGAGAAGTATTTATTGATAATAAAAAAGTAGAGCTAACAAAATTGGAATTTGACCTATTATATACTTTAATAAAAAATAAAAATGTTGTTTTGACAAGAGATTATCTATTAGAGCATGTATGGGATAAAAATGAGATTCATCAGGATAAAACTGTCAATGTTGCTATTAAAAGATTAAAAGAGAAAATTGATCCAAATAAAGATAAAAATTATATAAAAGCTATTAGAGGAATAGGTTATAAAATATGCTAA
- a CDS encoding thermonuclease family protein encodes MKKIVLFIFAFCFTIYAREAIIKDIINENTIIIEQNGIEKRAKLAGIISFLKANQKNRDVSYKKRENLQSKAIDFLKENLRVGEKIDFIKIDYENDKSLHIWASYKDGREINYQMIKDGYALLDANDPYLLGSFYMRLYRAQKYAKDKRFGLWKNEFKNMKKLAEVRDFYGSSNKNVKKIDILEYFKQKAMKKY; translated from the coding sequence ATGAAAAAAATAGTGCTATTTATTTTTGCTTTTTGTTTTACAATATATGCAAGAGAGGCAATTATCAAAGATATTATTAATGAAAATACAATAATAATAGAGCAAAATGGAATAGAAAAAAGAGCAAAATTGGCTGGAATTATATCTTTTTTGAAAGCAAATCAAAAAAACAGAGATGTTTCTTATAAAAAAAGAGAAAATCTACAATCAAAAGCGATAGATTTTTTAAAAGAAAATCTTAGAGTTGGTGAAAAAATAGATTTTATTAAGATAGATTATGAAAATGATAAATCTTTACATATATGGGCTTCTTATAAAGATGGAAGAGAGATAAATTATCAAATGATAAAAGATGGGTATGCTCTTTTGGATGCAAATGATCCATATCTTTTAGGCTCATTTTATATGAGATTATATAGGGCTCAAAAATATGCTAAAGATAAAAGATTTGGATTATGGAAAAATGAATTTAAAAATATGAAAAAATTAGCAGAAGTTAGAGATTTTTATGGCTCTTCTAATAAAAATGTTAAAAAAATAGATATTCTTGAATATTTTAAACAAAAAGCTATGAAAAAGTATTGA
- a CDS encoding PAS domain S-box protein → MLKKYNIANLSLRYKIALTLIAILSILAYLNLTNLIKKQSKYAKIINISGRQRMLSQQIALFAIYYKTKNLKQKIELMEKSHNYLISLKNMPKSVEKIFFKKPVFLDKRVKKYIKEAKNFYKTRSGKSLSYILNHSQVLLKDLDKVVYEYQKESERQTSELVQKEQFILILTLFTLLIEALFIFRPAIKKIEEYMKKLINEKIFEEAIVNSSPVAIIAVDDEMKVNVFNKNAEKIFGFKKEEMIDNEDTLEKIIPENYYEAHLKGFKNFINNGVLKNNNVPLEFEGKRKNGEIFPIRVSFGTTNLNNKKIVIANIEDIKKEKEKDKILLQQSRIAALGEMIGNIAHQWRQPLNAIKIVASGIKMRKNAGILKIEDIEKDIEKIINYTDYLSQTIDDFRNFFKQEKRKEEFNVLDIVKRALSLVEASYKHNNIRAIFEYDKKIKYFYVGYPNELAQVFLNILNNAKDVLIEREIKEKIVKVSLLKTEERLIIEICDNGGGVKDNVIVKIFDPYFTTKHKAQGTGMGLYMSKQIIEKHFNGFLNVTNKEFIVDNEKFYGACFKIELILQKD, encoded by the coding sequence ATGCTTAAGAAATATAATATAGCAAATCTATCTTTAAGATATAAGATTGCTTTAACTTTAATTGCTATCTTATCGATCCTTGCCTATTTAAATTTAACAAATCTTATAAAAAAACAGTCTAAATATGCCAAAATCATAAATATAAGTGGTAGACAAAGAATGTTGTCTCAACAAATTGCTCTTTTTGCTATATATTATAAAACCAAAAATTTAAAGCAGAAAATTGAGTTAATGGAAAAATCACATAATTATTTAATATCTTTAAAAAATATGCCAAAAAGTGTGGAAAAAATTTTTTTCAAAAAACCGGTTTTTTTAGATAAAAGGGTAAAAAAATATATCAAAGAAGCAAAAAATTTTTATAAAACAAGAAGTGGAAAAAGTTTATCATATATATTAAATCATTCTCAAGTTTTATTGAAAGATTTAGATAAAGTAGTATATGAATATCAAAAAGAGAGTGAAAGGCAAACTAGTGAGCTTGTACAAAAAGAGCAGTTTATTTTAATTTTAACTCTATTTACGTTATTGATTGAAGCCTTATTTATTTTTAGACCAGCTATAAAGAAAATAGAAGAATATATGAAAAAACTAATTAATGAGAAGATATTTGAAGAAGCTATAGTAAATTCTAGTCCAGTAGCAATAATTGCAGTTGATGATGAGATGAAGGTAAATGTTTTCAATAAAAATGCCGAGAAAATTTTTGGTTTTAAAAAAGAGGAAATGATAGATAATGAAGACACTTTAGAAAAAATAATTCCAGAAAATTATTATGAAGCTCATTTGAAGGGATTTAAAAATTTCATAAATAATGGTGTTTTAAAAAATAATAATGTACCATTAGAGTTTGAAGGTAAAAGAAAAAATGGAGAAATTTTTCCAATAAGAGTCTCTTTTGGAACAACAAATTTAAATAATAAAAAAATTGTTATAGCTAATATTGAAGATATTAAAAAAGAAAAAGAGAAAGATAAAATTTTACTTCAGCAATCAAGAATAGCTGCATTAGGAGAAATGATAGGCAATATTGCTCATCAATGGAGACAACCTTTAAATGCTATTAAAATTGTTGCAAGCGGTATAAAAATGAGAAAAAATGCTGGAATTTTAAAAATAGAGGATATTGAGAAAGATATAGAAAAAATTATTAACTATACAGATTATCTTTCACAAACTATTGACGATTTTAGAAATTTTTTTAAGCAGGAAAAAAGAAAAGAGGAGTTTAATGTTTTAGATATTGTTAAAAGAGCCCTTTCTTTAGTAGAAGCATCTTATAAACATAATAATATAAGAGCAATATTTGAATATGACAAAAAAATAAAATATTTTTATGTAGGATATCCAAATGAGCTTGCTCAAGTTTTTTTAAATATTTTAAATAATGCAAAAGATGTTTTAATTGAAAGAGAAATAAAAGAAAAAATTGTAAAAGTATCATTATTAAAAACTGAAGAAAGGCTAATTATAGAAATTTGTGATAATGGTGGAGGAGTTAAAGATAATGTTATTGTTAAAATTTTTGATCCATACTTTACAACAAAGCATAAAGCTCAAGGAACCGGAATGGGGCTATATATGAGCAAACAGATAATAGAAAAACATTTTAATGGTTTTTTAAATGTTACAAACAAGGAGTTTATAGTTGACAACGAAAAATTTTATGGTGCTTGTTTTAAAATAGAACTAATTTTACAAAAAGATTAA